In Planococcus shixiaomingii, the DNA window ATGACGAACAGCAATACCGGTAAAATAATTTCCATGATGCGAAAAGCTTTAACCGTATCGATTTTGAGTGAATCCGCCACTTCTGAAAACCGGCTTGCTTCATAGTTGCCGCGCAAATAAGCTTTGACCAACCGCACCGCCTGAAGATTTTCCTGAATCAACCGGTTTACCCGATCCAGCCGCTTTTGGACGAAACTAAATCGAGCGACTCCTTTGAGCACCATGACATACAGGAAAATAAGCAGGACAGGAAAAACAATGACCAAATAAACCGCTAATTCCGCATTGACTACAAACGCCATCACCATACTTCCCAAAACAAGAAGCGGAGCCCGCAGCATAATCCGCAAGCCCATAAAGAGCACTTGTTGAACAAGGTTAACATCGCTTGTCAGCCGGGTAATCAAACCGGAGGCAGGAAATTTGTTGAATGTCGCTAACGAGAAAGACTGGACCCGGCCATAAAGCACGCGACGCAAATCAAATGAAAAACTCATGGATACATGGGATGCATAATAGGAATTGATGATGCCTGAAGCAAGTGCAATGATAGACAATCCAAGCAGGACAATGCCTAACTGGATAATTCGGTCCTGATCTCCGGCTACAATGCCGTCGTCCACAATTTTCGCAATGACAAACGGCTGCATTAACTCAACCGTCAATTCGAGCAGCATCAAAAACAACGCGAAAACAATATACCCTTTATAAGGTTTTGCATAAGAAAAAACTGTCTTCACACTACCAGCCCCTTAAACATTTCGAAACTCGAACTTTTATGTTGATTATTATGCCACAACTTAGGGATAACACATAGTGATTTTCCTTAAAATGCAAAAAAAGCAGCATCTATTAAGATGCTGCTTTTCAGTGCTGCTATGCTTTTTCTTCTTCCAGCTTTTCTTTTCCAGCGAGTGAAAGCCAAGTGACAAATACCAGCATGGCAAATGCTCCGAACAATTGGATGGGAGCCAATAGTTCATTAAACCATAAAACCGAAAGAATCATCGCAGTCAAGGGCTCAAACGCCGACAGAATGCTCGTCTCCACCGCTGTAATGAACCGCAGGCTGCTTAAAAATAGTACAAATGCCAAGGTTCCGATCACAATAATCCCCAGTATGGAGATGACCGCTGGCCAATTCATAATTTTTGGCCATTCAGTTGAAAGAAAAATAGGATTGACCAAGCCGATAAAAACACCGCCGATCAACATGGACCAGGCGACTACCAGCAAAACACCCCATTCCTGCATCAACCGTGCCGGATAAAGTGTATAAAAGGCGAATGCCAAACCAAGCAAGAGACCCCACACTAATGCGATTCCACTGATGGTCAGTTTATCCAGCTGACCGTTCGTCAATAACAAAAACAATCCGGCAAGTGTTCCTCCCATACCAACCACTTGATAAAAAGGCGGCCATTTCCGCTGGCCGAGCGAAACAACGAGGATGATGTAGACCGGCGCTAAAAATTGCAAAAGCGTCGCGACTACTGCATTACTCACTTCGATTGCTGCAACAAATGCATACTGGCATCCGAGCATGCCGAAAATGGCGAAAACAAGCAACTGCCGCACCCAGATTCCTTGCCGGAAAATAGACGTCAGCTGCACTTTCTTTAATTTCAAAAAAAGAAGCAGCAAGACACCGGCTATTGTCATGCGAAGCGTCAACAAAAACGGAACGGACAGATTGAAATAGCCCAGCGTCCATTCAATCAGCGGCCCTGTAGCTCCCCATAGCATGGCGCCACTCAAGACCATAGCAATTCCTTTGAATCGATTCAAACGACCGCCCCTTTCTCTGAATTTTAAAGTGTAGTTAAGGCCGGCTTCCGCATTAGAAAGAAACGTTCAGCATCAAGCCAATGTAAACCGTGACGATAAAACCTGTTCCAAAAAGAAACGACAGCCACGTTGAAACCTGGCGATAAGAACTGAAAACCATCATGCCAAGCAGCAGTAGTCCTATAATAAGAAAAGCAATTCCATTAACTGACCAGGCAAGAGTTGCATCAATCGGAATCCATTGTTCGCCTTTCAACCATTGCACTAATGGCGCTGCGCCTTCTGCCCGAAATGTATAGTTGATTTCATGAGGCGGTGCTTGCTTGCTCATGAACGCCGTAAAAAGAAAAACCAATAGAAGCAAAAGGCTTTCTATTCTAAGCCATTTAACATTAAACGCACGCCCCCTGTGCAAAAAACCGTTGATAAAAGCGGCCGCAAGCAATGGTACAATGCTTAAATGCTTTAAAAGCAACATCTGCCCGTACGGCAGCACCCATGAATCGGCGTAATTTTCCAGTTCCACGAAATAAAACATAATAAAAAGGCCGCTGGCAATTAAAACTGCTACACAAAAAATGGCAAATGGCGTAAACCAGACCAAGAAACGTGGCCAATTGGTGCTGTCTGTTGAAAACCAGGCAACTTGCAAGAGCACTCCTGTCCAAATCGCCATAAAAAAGAAATGAATGGAATGGCTGGCAAACCCTGCCCAAAGAGACAGCGAGGCAACATGGCTAAAGAAACCGATAACTAAAATTAAAAGAATTAAATAATAGGCCTGATTGTATTTTGATGTATTAAAGAAAATGGCAAACCCTAAAAGAAGCGATAACGCAAGGGTAACGAGCCAGCCGTGCCCCGCACTCGACTCTATCAAGACCGTCCAGAAAGTGCCGGCCCATCCTTCGCCGTTTTTCAAAAAAACCACCAGTTCAATTACCGGTGCAAGCGAAAAAAGTGCAACGCCTGCAACGCATATCAGCAGTAAGGTCTTTGATTCGGAAATTCGTGGTTTTTTGGCTTCTGGGATAAATTTCAAAACAACCGATCCAGCAAGATACGAAATAACCGTATAAAGCAAAAAATCAGCTATCGCTGTGAAAATCGTCATTGTTTTTTCTTGAAGAGGCGGAACATACCAATCACGAGCAACAGCGCTGCGGCAATCATCAAGGCCGTTACTATCAGGTTGTTTTTCTCTTCTACAGCTGCAGCTTCCGACGCTTTCGTTTGTTCCCCGGCAACAGGTTCTTCATCCGCGGTCCCTTCTTCTTCAACCGCTGGCTCTTCGCTTGCGGTTCCTTCATTCTCCACTACAGGCTCTTCAACCGTTTCGACATCTATGGCAAATGGAATTTCGCCTTCAATCGGATGGCTGTCTGCGCCGATAATTTTCCACTCGACCGTATACGCGCCGTTTGGCAGCTCTTCGTTCAAAGTTCCTGTCAGTACATTTTCAGACACTGTGATGTTTTCAAATTCAAATTCCGTTTCTTCTCCTTGAAGGGTCATTGTGCTTCCCTGTTCAATAACTGTGCCAAATGTAAGCTGCACGTCCTTCAAAGCTTCTTTCATAACTTCTCCTTCAGCAGGCGTAGAAGTCGTCAATGTCGTATGGGCCTGCGCAGTAATCGGCAGTGCCAGAATTAGTAATACTACAGCTAAAATAATTTTTTTCATCTTGTTCTCCTCTTTAAAAATCGACCTATTTTTTATTGTCTCACGACTTCTCAGTTTATCATAGTGAACAATATTCATAAAATGATAGAGAATATTTCCAAAAAGATGACTATATCCCTTTTTTTCTCTATAATGAAAGTAAACTACGGAGAAGGAGCGTCACGGAATGAGTGAAATGCAAGAACTGTTATCCGATAACCTCGTTTTTAATCATATCCCTTTTCCCATTATTATTATGGATAAAAACGGGCTCGCTGTATGGTGCAACCGCCATGCAGAACGAATTTTTCAAATCGAATCGGAGACGATCAAAGGAAAACCTATCCCTTATATGAATCCTGAAAAAGCTGCTTTGCTGAAGCAGCCTTGGGAAGCGATACTACATAGCAGAGAACCGATACGATTTGAAGATGTCGAAATCGAGCTGAATGATGGTATACGGATTTACACAACTGTTGTTGCGAAAGCTTTCACTTCCGAGCAGGATCGATTTGTCATGACTATTTTCGAAGTCGACGAATCTCAAGCAGAGGGCTCGGCGAGCAGAGAATTGGAAAGCTTGCGCCAAGGCTTGGACGATTCATTTATGCTCCTTTACTTTGACGATGAGTTTCTGATCACATACGCAAATCCATTGTTTTTAAAATTGAGTAAATGGACTCCAAAGCGGATTCTTGGAAAACCGATATGGCAAATGTTTGATGACGAAACGGCCGATGTTCACTTAGTGGAAACCATTATGTCTACCTTAAAGAACGGCAATGTCTGGAATGGCGAAGTAAAAAAGCTTAAAAAAGACGGAGAAGTTTATTGGGTGGATTTAACTGCTATTCCTATGCACGTTTTGGGTGAAGATACATATTATATTTTCCTTGAAAAAGACATCACTGCTACAAAAAATGCGCAGCATCATCTAGAGGAAATCGCCTTTATCGACCCAGTAACCGGTTTGGAAAATCGTCACCGCTTAGAACAAGTGGTGAACGAGTTCATAGAAGAACAAAAACATTTTTCATTTGTCTTTTTGGACATTGATCATTTTTATACGCTTCGGGACGTCTCGGAAACAGATACAGAAAATCAATTGCTGATAGAATTTACAAAGCGTTTGCGAACATATTTCTCAGACTCTATCATTACCCGTGCGGGACTGCATGAATTTGCTTTGATCACTCCGCTCAGCAATTGGTTTATCGAAGGATTCCTTCATTATTTGCAGCAGCACCCGATCTACCTACACGGCGCCGCTATTCCGATGACTGTCAGCGGAGCCATTACACGGTACCCTGAAGACCAGCAATCTTTTGTCCATTTGATCAAGGCTTCACATGCAACGGTCAAGAAAGTTAAAGACCGCGGCGGGAGCGCCATCTCCATTCTGACTGCAGACGACCACGAACAATTAAACCGTAAAGCGCAGATTGAAAAGCGCCTTATCCATGCGCTTGACCGGCGCAACCTGCAATTGCTTTACCAGCCACAAGTCAACTTGAGAACCGGTGAAGTCGAACGGGTGGAAGCGCTCGTTCGCTGGAACGACAGCGAAGTGGGCATTGTGCCTCCAAATGAATTGATTCCGATTGCCGAAGAAAGTGGCATGATCCATGAAATTGGCTTGTTCGTTCTTGAAACAGTGTGTGCCCAACTAAAAGATTGGAATTCCCGCGGGCTGGATTTGCACGTAAGCATCAATTCTTCAATACGTGAATTCCGCGATAAAGACATGGCGACTGCATTGATGAAACAAGTTGAATTGCATGGCTGTGATCCACGGTCACTAACAATCGAAATTACAGAAAAATTTGCTCTGGAAGCAGAAGCTGAACGCTCCATTATCCGGCAAATGCAGCAATTGCATCAACAAGGGTTAAACTTTACACTAGATGATTTCGGTACTGGCTATGCATCTTTCCGTTACATGCTTTTATTGCCAATTTCTTCCCTAAAAATCGACCGGACCATTATCCAATCGATCACACGGCAAGAGAAAATGCAAAAAATGATCAACGGGATGATCCAATTCGGCAAATCACTCGATTTCCAAGTGACGGCTGAAGGCGTCGAAACAAACGAACAGCTCGAATTGCTCCGCGCTATGGAGTGCGACAGCATCCAAGGATTTATCATCAGCCATCCGATGGAAGCGGCCGAACTTGAGAAATGGTTAAAATAATAGAAAAAGAAGCTATTTGCCGCTGTGCACATAGCTTCTTTTTTATAGATTTAAAATTGATTTATAAAAGAAAAAATCGGCCGACACAAAATTATTCACGTGTCATACCGATTTTTCTTTGTATCCTTTTCGCTTGCTGCTGGAAAAACAGCTGAATCAGCACTTCCGCGAAAACAAGGCCCATTGCAATGGCCCCTGAAATCATCAATGCTTCCGATGCAAAAGCGATGGCTTCCAAATAGTTGTTTTCTACGATGTTGCGCATCGCGTTATACGCCTTGCTTCCCGGAACAAGCGGAATGATTCCGGCAATACTGAAAATAATCATAGGCATGCGAAATTTTTTCGCTAAAATATGTGCAACAAGCGCCACTACGAAAGCTCCGGCAAAAGATGCCTGGACCGAATCGTCGAAAACCAAAAAGTACGAACGGTAAATGAGCCAGCCGCTCATTCCGACCAATCCACAACTTAACAGTGTTCTTGTAGGCGCGTTAAAAATGACACCAAATGAAGCTGCTGCGATAAAACTAAGAAAGGCTTCTAAAGGCCAATTCATCGAATTCCTCCTTAAAAAGATAAAACAAGCGCCACTCCAGCACCAATTGCGAAGGCGGTCAAAAAGGCTTCCGCCCCGTTCGATAAACCTGAAACAAAATGGCCAGCCATCAAATCACGCACTGCATTCGTAATTAACAGCCCGGGCACAAGCGGCATGACTGAGCCGATGATAATGGTATCCAGATCTGTTCCAAGACCGGCTTTGACAACCATTAGTGCCAACACAGCAATAGTAAACGCCGCTATGAATTCCGAAAAAATCTTGACGCGGGTTTTGGCTAATATCGTTTCCACGATCAAGTAGCCCAGTCCTCCAAACAAAAAGGCGAAGGGCAAATCGCTCCAATTGCCTCCCATCAATATTAAAAAACAGCCGCTTGCTGTTGCGGCGGCCATTACTTGCAGCTGCATGCTGAACGAATAATCCGTTTGATCGATAATTTGAATTTCTTCATAAGCTTCCTGCAGCGTATATTCTCCGGCTACCAGTTTTCTTGAAACCGCGTTAACAAGAGCCACTCGTTCCAAGTCTGTACTTCTGTTCTTAATACGAACATATCGTGTAGCAAGTTCATCACTCGGCGAGAACATGATGCCTGTCGGCGTCACAAAGCAATGGGCATTCATCATATTCTGCGATACCGCCATGCGCATCATCGTATCTTCCACGCGGTAAGTTTCCGCACCGCTTTCCATCATGATTTTACCGGCTAGCAAACAACAGTCTAGGGCAAGCTCCCGCCTCGTCTCTCTTATTTGAGTCACATGCTTTCCCCCTTGCACTTTCTCTTTATTTTAACTTATCAACGCAAAAAACTAAACGCTCCGAAAGTCCGGAGCGTTTAGTCCAAAACAATGCTGCTGTTAGTTGTTACGGTTTTAATACTACTTTCGTACACTCGTCTAAATGATCGTTGAAAATTTCGTATGCCGCGCTGGCTTGTTCCAATGGCACCACATGCGAAATGATTTCGCGCGGGTCGAATTCTTCGTTTTTAATTTTTTCAAACAGCATCGGCATCAAATGGATTACTGGTGCTTGCCCTGTTTTGATGGTTACGTTTCGTTCAAACATATGGCCCAACGGGAATTGATTGTAATTCAATCCGTATACGCCTGTCAATTGAATCGTCCCGAACTTGCTGACCGCATCTTTAGCGATATCAATCGCGCTAAGCGTACCGCCTTGAAGCTTCAATTTTTGCTGAATCGCTTCTGCAGGGGATTTTTTGCCGTCCATCCCTACACAGTCGATGACCACTTGAGCACCGCCAGATGTGATTTCATGGATAAACGCTCCCGTATTGTCATGTTTTGAAAAGTCGACAATCTCGACATTATTCATTTTTTTCGCACGTTCCATACGGTAAGGAAGTTCATCCACCGCAATGACCCGTTTTGCCCCAAACATCCAGGCAAATTTTTGCGCCATCAAACCAACCGGGCCGCAGCCAAGTACAACTACCGTATCTCCTGGTTTTACTCCGGCACTCTCAACGCTCCACCAAGCGGTCGGAAGAACATCTGACAAAAACAACAACGATTCATCTTCGAGTTCCGTTGATTCTGGAATGAGAAGCGGTGTAAAGTTACCGTATGGTACTCGTAAGTATTCAGCTTGTGCGCCTTGATAATCACCGTATCGTTCCGTTAAGCCCAGATAACCGCCTGTGTCGAAATGCGGATTGTCATTTGAATTATCGCACTGGCTTTCCATATCATGGCTGCAATAATAACATTCCCCACAGCTGACGTTGAACGGCAATACGATGCGGTCGCCTTTTTTTACTTTCGTCACTTCCGGTCCGACTTCTTCTACAATCCCCATTGGCTCGTGTCCGATGACGTAGTCTTTTCTCGTCGGCAACGCACCTTGATAGATATGCAAATCCGTACCACATATTGCTGTAGAGGTGATGCGTACAATAATATCGTCTTTTTTCTGGATTTTCGGATCTTCTACTTCTTTAACTTGCATATCCTTTACACCTTGAAAGGTAACTGCTTTCATCCATATCCCTCCATCTTTTTCAGAATACTGTATCTGTTCCCTATTTCATCTATAAAAAAACGTTAAAAGCGGAGACAAAGAATATTCTTTGCCTCCGCTTATTTTATTTATAGCTGACAGTATCCTTTAAATCGAAGGTATCCAAGTTATAGCTTTTCACTTCACTAGGTGAAACCGTATAAAGCGAGTCGCCGATGTAAAGAATCCGCTGTACACTGGTTTCCCAATTTTCAAATTCGGCATCTCTTTCATTCAGCAAGTTCGCCGTTTCTTCTATTCCCTCCGGCGTAATGGTGTAAATCATAGCGCCTGCCCCTTCAAATTCTACGTAATCGCCAGTTGCTTCTCTAAAAATCGAGACCGGGAAGCCGTATAAGCTTTTATCCGCATGGGTAAACAATGCTTTATGGTCGTATTGAAGCGTCGAATAGGTTCCCGCGCCGCCAATGATTTCAGTATCCTTTTCAAGGGGATTGGCAAAATCGGTGATATCGAACAACGATATCTTCATGCCCCCGGTTACCACGCGAGGCTCACCATTTTTTACCGGTTCAAGTTTTGTATCATAGCCAAAACCGATCAAATGATTGTCTCCAAGCGGATGCAAGTAGTTTGAGAATCCAGGAATTTTCAGTTCACCCAACACTTTCGGTGCAGTTGGCGTTGAAACGTCAATAACAAAAAGTGGATCCGTTTCTTTGAAAGTAACCATATAGGCTTTGTCTCCGATAAAACGAGCTGAGTAAATTCGTTCACCAGGAGCCAAATCTTCAACCGAACCGACTTGCGTTAATTTGTCGTCGAGCACATATAAATGGTTCTTGGACGGCGCCGCCTCATCCCAAACAAACCCCTCTGTGGTCGCGACTCGGAAATAACCGTTGAACTCATCCATCGAAAACTGATTGAGCAGTGAACCGGTAACTTCTGCTGAAGCTTCAAACTCAACCTCTGCACCATCCAGCGCAAATTTGAAGATTTTTGTATTCGTTTGCTGTGGCAGCCAAATCGACATATCCAACTTTTCATCTTCTTTTTCGCTAATCGGCATATAAGCCGAAGCCGTTACATACAAATGGTCTTTTGTCATGTACAGCTGTTCGCTGCCTCCAAGATAGCCTTCCGTCTTAACTTCATTTTTTTCCGGTTCCGCCAAATCAATTGCCGTTATGATGCTATAATTTGCTGCCATCGTACCAGGCAAAATGGCAATCTTTTCATAAGGCAATGGCTGGATTGCTTCCCCGTTTTTCGAATCGTATACGTGAGGGCGGATTTCTCCGTCATCCGGTTCCTCTAAAATGTGGTAATTCGGAATCATATTGGTTACAAAGTACAAAATATTCTCTGTCAAACGGGCACCGTTCAAATTTCCTTCTGTCCCAAATTCCCGAATCAATGACGGATTTTCCGGATCTTCGATATTGTACAAGTAAACCGAAGTCAGCGCCGTTTGCGGCCGGTATTCAAGCACATCACCTTCCATCGGCATGATGTGATATTTGCTTCCAAGCACTACCAACACATTGTCCGACAAGAACAGTTGCTGCGGATACATCTCCTCTTTGAATGCCAATTCTTTTGCTACTGTCATCGCTTCTGGATTTCTCACATCTGTGATGACCACTTTTGCTTCGCTGATGGCATAAATATAAGAGCCGTCGGTTTTCACCAGATCCGCTTCATCTACGCCTTCAACTTGGTTGTTGGTAGTGGAATGTTCTTCCCCTCCACTGCCACTTGCAGAACTGCTGTCAGCCGATTCTTCCGTAGCCGCGGATTCTGCGTTGTTGAATAAACCCGGTTGGCCGCTGTTTTTCTCCAGAACCATCAATTGTTCAAAATACGCTTCCAGTTCTTCTGCATTAGACAGTTTTTGTAATTTCTCCTGAACCACAAACGAAACTTCTGATGCAGAAAGTGATTTTAGGAAGCCGCCTTTTATTGCTGACTCCTTAATATGCAATTTGTATTCGCCAACTGAAAGTTCCGGAACGTCGATGGTCTTTCCATTTTCGAGCAATGCCATTTCGGCATTTACCGGATTGCCCTCGGAATCAGTGATGTATAAATCGCCTTTTTTTATCGCATCGGGATGGAGCTCGGAAGAAAAGTTTGCTCTCCAGCCCTGCTCCGCCAAGGCAATAGAAGATGCACTGACGGAAACTTTATCGCTCATGACAGCAAAAGCTACCCCGAAAATTGCAATCAATGCCGCAGCCAGCAGCCAGAGACCCCTCTTCTTCACCATGTTCTCTCACCCTTTCACCCTTCTTTTCCCATTAGACAGAAACCGGTTGAAAAAGTTACATGTTTTCATTGGAAATTTTCAATTGATTTTTGAAACGCTCTGAAGAGAGTTTCTGCAGATGCGGTCGAGGTGCCGCCCCCTTGTCCAAACTGTTCATTTCCGCCGCCTTTCCCATTAGTCATGGCGAGCAGTTCTTTTAAAGATCCACGCATATCTCCTTTTGCTTCAACGCCTTTCGCGCAGACAAAGCGGACTTCTTCGTTATGAATTGTTAAAAACAGCAGTGCAGCGTTCGGGTGATTGGCGATAGCCAGCCTTGCAAGCTGTTGGACTTCTTTTATAGACCGATCTTCAAATACTTTTTCTATCGTGCCATTTTCCGTATTTGGAGTTAAGGCTGCCGCTTCTGTTTCTAGCAGTTTGTCGCGAAGGTCTTTCGTTATTTTTTCATTTGCTGCTTTTTCCTGGATCAACGCCGTTGCCGCGTCGGTCAATTTGATGAGTGGGGCGTTCAATTGACGCACCAGTTCGTCGGTTGTTTCAAGCAGTTGTTGAAAATAGTGAATTGCGCGTTTGCCGCACAAAAAGTAAATTCGGGTGCCGCCTTTAGATTTTTCTGTACTGATTAACTTAATCAGACT includes these proteins:
- a CDS encoding sensor domain-containing protein produces the protein MSEMQELLSDNLVFNHIPFPIIIMDKNGLAVWCNRHAERIFQIESETIKGKPIPYMNPEKAALLKQPWEAILHSREPIRFEDVEIELNDGIRIYTTVVAKAFTSEQDRFVMTIFEVDESQAEGSASRELESLRQGLDDSFMLLYFDDEFLITYANPLFLKLSKWTPKRILGKPIWQMFDDETADVHLVETIMSTLKNGNVWNGEVKKLKKDGEVYWVDLTAIPMHVLGEDTYYIFLEKDITATKNAQHHLEEIAFIDPVTGLENRHRLEQVVNEFIEEQKHFSFVFLDIDHFYTLRDVSETDTENQLLIEFTKRLRTYFSDSIITRAGLHEFALITPLSNWFIEGFLHYLQQHPIYLHGAAIPMTVSGAITRYPEDQQSFVHLIKASHATVKKVKDRGGSAISILTADDHEQLNRKAQIEKRLIHALDRRNLQLLYQPQVNLRTGEVERVEALVRWNDSEVGIVPPNELIPIAEESGMIHEIGLFVLETVCAQLKDWNSRGLDLHVSINSSIREFRDKDMATALMKQVELHGCDPRSLTIEITEKFALEAEAERSIIRQMQQLHQQGLNFTLDDFGTGYASFRYMLLLPISSLKIDRTIIQSITRQEKMQKMINGMIQFGKSLDFQVTAEGVETNEQLELLRAMECDSIQGFIISHPMEAAELEKWLK
- a CDS encoding zinc-dependent alcohol dehydrogenase, encoding MKAVTFQGVKDMQVKEVEDPKIQKKDDIIVRITSTAICGTDLHIYQGALPTRKDYVIGHEPMGIVEEVGPEVTKVKKGDRIVLPFNVSCGECYYCSHDMESQCDNSNDNPHFDTGGYLGLTERYGDYQGAQAEYLRVPYGNFTPLLIPESTELEDESLLFLSDVLPTAWWSVESAGVKPGDTVVVLGCGPVGLMAQKFAWMFGAKRVIAVDELPYRMERAKKMNNVEIVDFSKHDNTGAFIHEITSGGAQVVIDCVGMDGKKSPAEAIQQKLKLQGGTLSAIDIAKDAVSKFGTIQLTGVYGLNYNQFPLGHMFERNVTIKTGQAPVIHLMPMLFEKIKNEEFDPREIISHVVPLEQASAAYEIFNDHLDECTKVVLKP
- a CDS encoding copper resistance CopC family protein; the encoded protein is MKKIILAVVLLILALPITAQAHTTLTTSTPAEGEVMKEALKDVQLTFGTVIEQGSTMTLQGEETEFEFENITVSENVLTGTLNEELPNGAYTVEWKIIGADSHPIEGEIPFAIDVETVEEPVVENEGTASEEPAVEEEGTADEEPVAGEQTKASEAAAVEEKNNLIVTALMIAAALLLVIGMFRLFKKKQ
- a CDS encoding DMT family transporter, with protein sequence MNRFKGIAMVLSGAMLWGATGPLIEWTLGYFNLSVPFLLTLRMTIAGVLLLLFLKLKKVQLTSIFRQGIWVRQLLVFAIFGMLGCQYAFVAAIEVSNAVVATLLQFLAPVYIILVVSLGQRKWPPFYQVVGMGGTLAGLFLLLTNGQLDKLTISGIALVWGLLLGLAFAFYTLYPARLMQEWGVLLVVAWSMLIGGVFIGLVNPIFLSTEWPKIMNWPAVISILGIIVIGTLAFVLFLSSLRFITAVETSILSAFEPLTAMILSVLWFNELLAPIQLFGAFAMLVFVTWLSLAGKEKLEEEKA
- a CDS encoding threonine/serine exporter family protein, with product MTQIRETRRELALDCCLLAGKIMMESGAETYRVEDTMMRMAVSQNMMNAHCFVTPTGIMFSPSDELATRYVRIKNRSTDLERVALVNAVSRKLVAGEYTLQEAYEEIQIIDQTDYSFSMQLQVMAAATASGCFLILMGGNWSDLPFAFLFGGLGYLIVETILAKTRVKIFSEFIAAFTIAVLALMVVKAGLGTDLDTIIIGSVMPLVPGLLITNAVRDLMAGHFVSGLSNGAEAFLTAFAIGAGVALVLSF
- a CDS encoding threonine/serine exporter family protein → MNWPLEAFLSFIAAASFGVIFNAPTRTLLSCGLVGMSGWLIYRSYFLVFDDSVQASFAGAFVVALVAHILAKKFRMPMIIFSIAGIIPLVPGSKAYNAMRNIVENNYLEAIAFASEALMISGAIAMGLVFAEVLIQLFFQQQAKRIQRKIGMTRE
- a CDS encoding beta-propeller domain-containing protein — protein: MVKKRGLWLLAAALIAIFGVAFAVMSDKVSVSASSIALAEQGWRANFSSELHPDAIKKGDLYITDSEGNPVNAEMALLENGKTIDVPELSVGEYKLHIKESAIKGGFLKSLSASEVSFVVQEKLQKLSNAEELEAYFEQLMVLEKNSGQPGLFNNAESAATEESADSSSASGSGGEEHSTTNNQVEGVDEADLVKTDGSYIYAISEAKVVITDVRNPEAMTVAKELAFKEEMYPQQLFLSDNVLVVLGSKYHIMPMEGDVLEYRPQTALTSVYLYNIEDPENPSLIREFGTEGNLNGARLTENILYFVTNMIPNYHILEEPDDGEIRPHVYDSKNGEAIQPLPYEKIAILPGTMAANYSIITAIDLAEPEKNEVKTEGYLGGSEQLYMTKDHLYVTASAYMPISEKEDEKLDMSIWLPQQTNTKIFKFALDGAEVEFEASAEVTGSLLNQFSMDEFNGYFRVATTEGFVWDEAAPSKNHLYVLDDKLTQVGSVEDLAPGERIYSARFIGDKAYMVTFKETDPLFVIDVSTPTAPKVLGELKIPGFSNYLHPLGDNHLIGFGYDTKLEPVKNGEPRVVTGGMKISLFDITDFANPLEKDTEIIGGAGTYSTLQYDHKALFTHADKSLYGFPVSIFREATGDYVEFEGAGAMIYTITPEGIEETANLLNERDAEFENWETSVQRILYIGDSLYTVSPSEVKSYNLDTFDLKDTVSYK
- a CDS encoding copper resistance D family protein codes for the protein MTIFTAIADFLLYTVISYLAGSVVLKFIPEAKKPRISESKTLLLICVAGVALFSLAPVIELVVFLKNGEGWAGTFWTVLIESSAGHGWLVTLALSLLLGFAIFFNTSKYNQAYYLILLILVIGFFSHVASLSLWAGFASHSIHFFFMAIWTGVLLQVAWFSTDSTNWPRFLVWFTPFAIFCVAVLIASGLFIMFYFVELENYADSWVLPYGQMLLLKHLSIVPLLAAAFINGFLHRGRAFNVKWLRIESLLLLLVFLFTAFMSKQAPPHEINYTFRAEGAAPLVQWLKGEQWIPIDATLAWSVNGIAFLIIGLLLLGMMVFSSYRQVSTWLSFLFGTGFIVTVYIGLMLNVSF